The genomic stretch AGAGCGGGCTGCGCAACGCCACCGATAACGTCTATTTCGAGCAGGCGCTGGCGGGCGCGAAAGAAACGCTCTCGCGTGCGGACCATGTCGTGCTCGAACGCGTCAACGCGTGGCTCGGCGGCAGCGCCGAAGAAATGCCGAATGCACGGGCTAGCGCACCGCCTCAGCAAGGCCAGAACGGCGCGCCGCCGAGTCATGCGGGCTCCGCGCGGCGCACCGCGCAGACGCTGTTTTCGCAACTGACCGCGCCGGTCGCCGCGAAGGCGATTGAAGACACCGCGTGCTATCGCTATGGCCGCCTGCTGTCGCGCAACGAAGTCGGCTCGGATCCGGGCGAATTCGCGTTGTCGGTCGAGCAGTTTCATGCGGGGAACATGGAGCGCTCACAGCGTTTTCCTCACGCGATGCTCGCCACTGCCACGCACGACCACAAACGTGGCGAAGACGTGCGCGCGCGGCTCGCGGTATTGAGCGAGATTGCGCACGACTGGAGCGCGATGTTGCGCGCCTGGTCGACATTGAACACACCGCATCGCCGTGCGCTCGACGGCAAGCCGATCAGCAGCGTCAACAAGGACGCGACCTATGACTGGGCGCCCGGCCCTGCGGCCGAAGCAATGCTGTATCAGACGCTGGTGGGCTGCTGGCCGCCGGAATTATCGCCGGACGATGAAGCCGGCGTCAGGGCACTAGCCGAGCGCGTCGCGCAATGGCAGTTGAAGGCGCTGCGCGAAGCGAAGCTGCAAACCAACTGGCTCGCGCCCGACGAAGCGTATGAGGCTGGCTGTCGCGACTTTCTGTTCGATATCCTGGCGCCGCAGCGACGCGATGGATTTTTGCGCGAGTTGTCTGCGTTCGTCGCGCGCATTGGCCGAGCTGGCGCGCTCAATGGCTTGCAGCAGACAGTGTTGCGATTGGCATCGCCTGGGATTCCCGATCTTTATCAGGGTACTGAGTTGTGGGACTTCAGCCTGGTCGATCCCGACAATCGCCGGCCGGTCGATTTTGCAAAGCGTGAGGCGTTGCTTGTACAGACGCCGCCGTCGGAATTTTTGCCGAGTTGGCGCGATGGACGTGTGAAGCTCGCGGTGGTGCAACGCGTGCTGGCGTTGCGTGCGCATTTGCCGGAGTTGCTGAGTCAGAGTACGTATCTGCCGCTCGTGGTACGCGGTGCGCATGCGTCGAATGCGATCGCGTTTGCACGGCGGCATGGGAATGCGTGGGCTGTTGTTGTCGCCAGCCGGCTTGCTGCTGGATTGCTTGGTGAGACCGGCGATTTGCCTTTGGTCGATGTGGTCAGATGGGGCGATACGGCGGTTGAAATGCCAGCTGATCTGGCTGGGCGGGCTTTGTTTGACTGGTTGAGTCCGGCGGCGCCTAAGGTCGATGACAATGGGTTGCTGTTTTTACGCGATGCGTTGGGGGTGATGCCGGTTGCGGTGTTGGTGGAGGATGGAGTACCAAAGGTTTAGGTTTTTTGCCTTTGGCGGCGGCATTTGTCTGTGTGCCTGCGGCGTTGGCCTGTTCTTGTTCTGTTTGCCTGCTCGGCGCTTTTTAGCTGTGCGCTTGCGGTGTTGGCCTTTCCTTGATTTGTTAGTGGTCTATTCGCGTCGCCCCTGTGCGGGGCAGGCACTTACTTTCTTTGCCGCCGCAAAGAAAGTAAGCAAAGAAAGCGGCTTCACCCCGCTAACTCTTAAGCGGGTCCCCTGGCTTGGAGGAGGTAGTGGAGCATCTAGAATCGGTGTTCTCGCACACTCCGCCCTAGTGACAAGGCAGTCATACTTCCGGCGGCGCTGCGCGCGCCATGGCGGTACTTCATAATACCGTCGGGCGCTTTTCGCGCCTGCGGTTGCTCAGGTGCAACGGCTTGTGTTTGCTGCGTTAGCGTAGCTCGCGACTACGCTTCGTTCGGCACTTTTTTCCGTGCCTGCGGTGGCTCGCCGCTCGCCCTCAAGCCCCCCATGCCTTGCCGAGGCGCTAGCGTCTCACTCGGAGTGGTAGCTCGTACTCGCACACTTGGGCGCCTCGCCGAGACGAAGCCAATGGCCTCCATTGCGCACAAACGAAGCCACGGGTTTCCCATGCAGACCGGTCCGCGACGCACGTAGTGCGGAGTGGGAGGAATGATGCCGGAAGCGTATATCCGCTATCGGTGTTGGGAAGTACCGCCACGGCGCGCGCAGCGCCGCCGGAAGTATGACTGCCTTGTCACCAGCGCGGAGTGTGCGAGAACACTGATTCCAGATGCTCCACTACCTCCTCCAAGCCAGGGGACCCGCTTAAGAGTTAGCGGGGTGAAGCCGCTTTCTTTGCTTACTTTCTTTGCGGCGGCAAAGAAAGTAAGTGCCTGCCCCGCACAGGGGCGACGCTAATAAACCACTAAGAAATCAAGGAAAGGCCAACCCCGCAGGCAAACAGCCAAAAAGCGCCGCGAAGGCAAAAAAAGAAAGCAAAGACCAACGCCGCAGGCACACAGAAGAATGCCGCCGCCAAAGGCAAAACCCCCTATCACCCTCCTTCATCATCAAAAACCTTCGGATAAACTCTCACGAGCACAATCCGAGGCCCCTTCATTTTCTTGACGACGACGTCAAAACGATCAAACTCAACCCTCTGCCCCTCAGCGGGCAAATCATTGAGCGCTTGAATCACGAGACCACCGACCGATTCAGCCTTGCCCTCATCAATATCGATCCCCAACGCACGTTCCAGCGACACCACCGGCAAACTACCCTTGCCCATCAACGTCCCGTCATCCATACGGGACCAATCAGCGTCGCCTTGACGGAATTCGTCATGAATCTGCCCAACCAGCGCGCCAAGCAGATTGTCCAGCGTCAGAAAACCAATCGGCTTCGCGTTCTTGTGACCGACCAGCGCGAAATGCGGCGCGCCCTTCCGAAAGCGGCGAAACAGTTCAAGCGCGGGCATATCCGGTTTGACGTACTGCACAGCCCGAACGTATTTGGAAAGATCGTCGAGCGTACTGCCCGCATGACGCGCCAGCAGCAAATCCTTCAAATGGATCATGCCGGCCACACGCTCGCCAGCAGCGTCTTCGAACAACGGGTAGCGGCTGAAGCGATGCCGCGCCACCACCTGCATGTTCTCGCGCAACGGCAAATCGCGCCGCAAGCCAACCATTTCATAAGGCGGCCGCATCAGATCGGACACGGTCATGCGCGAAAAATCCAGCGAATGCGCAATCGTGTTCCATTCGTCCTGGCTGTATGCGCCGTCCGGCGAACCAAGTCCCGTCGCTACGTTCGCATAGCGGCCGCGCAAGATCAGCTTGAGTTCGTCGGTCGAATAGTGCGAGTCGTGGCCGTGATCCGCCGCGAGCCCCGCGAGCCGCAGCACCGCGTTGGCGCTGGTATTGAGCACCCAGATCGCCGGATACATCGCCCAGTAAAAACCGTAGAGCGGCGTGGCGGCCCACAGCGAAACCTTCTCTGCTTCGCGAATTGCCAGCGACTTCGGCGCCAGTTCGCCGACCACGATATGCAGGAACGAAATGCACGAGAACGCGAAGAACAGCGAAATGCCGTGGATCAGCTTCTCCGACTCCACGCCAAGCAAACTGAAGAGCGGCGTAAGCAGTTGCGCAAACGCGGGCTCTCCGATCCAGCCCAGCCCGAGCGACGCCAGCGTGATGCCGAGCTGACAGGCCGACAGATACGCGTCGAGCCGGCCATGCACCTTCGCCAGCAGACGTCCGCGCATGCCGTGCTGGGCGGCAAGGCTTTGCACGCGCGTCTGCCGCAGCTTGACCAGACCGAATTCGGCGGCGACAAAAAAACCGTTGAGGGCAACGAGAAACAACGCACCAATAAGGGCGACAACCTGGATCAAAGCGGAAGGCTCCGGCAACAAAAGTTGTCAGTATAGAGGGCGAAAGCTCAGCGAAAGCTAATCGCGCCCAGGAAAACGCCGCGACGTCCGGCGCTCACGCAGTTGCCGTCGCGCTGAGCGGCACACGCAACGCGAGCGTGCCCGCTTCGGCGTCTTGTGTGTCGCTTTGCTCGAAACTGCCGCCGTGGGCCTCCGCGACGCGCTTGCACAGCGCGAACACCCACGCGATCCGTTTGGCTTCGCGCGGTTCGCGTGCCTGTTTGCGAGCGAACGCTTCAAGCACATGCGGCAACGCAGGATCGTCCAGCGCGGCGGCTGTCACGTTGAAGGTGACGGTAGCGTGCCACGTGGCGGCGTCCGCGCGTGCGGCCAGCGTGACGGTCGCGCCCTCCACGCTCGCTTCGACGGCGAAGGTGAGCATCAGCCACAAGGCGGCGGCAAGGCGTTCCCGGTCGCCGTTAAGTTGCTCGGTAGCCAGTTGCGAGTCGATTGCGATCTCGACGCCGCGCGAGCGGGCCAATCCCGAGCGGACTTCTTCAACCGTTTCGTCGAGAAAAGGATGTAGCGGAAACGGCGCATAAGCGAGCGCCAGCGTTTTGGTTTCGGCGCGCGTCGCGTCGACGATCGTCTCGAGCAGCTTCACTTGCTGGTCCACGCCACTGCGAATGCCGGTCACGGCGCGCTGCGAGTTGGGGTCGTTCGCATCGAGCTTGCGTTCCAGTACGTACGCCCAGCTATGAATGGCATTCAGCGGACCGCGCAGATCATGCGACACCAGCGACAGCACGTGGTCGCGCATGAACAGCGCGGTCTCCGCCCGCAGACGCGCGGTGCGTTCGGATACGGCGAAACCGGGACGAACCGGCTGGCCGCCGCCGGCTCCGATGGAAGAGGTTGTCACGATCAAGGCCTCTCACGCGGTATATGAATTGTTAAAAGAAGCCCCATTATAGGCATGCTGCCCCGCGCAACCACCCTGGCCGGACGGCCAACGTGGCCGCAAACCCCATGCCACGCGCCAATCCTCGGCGATGCATCGCCAACGCGCCTACAATGTCGGTTTTTACGATTTGACCTAAGGAGCGACTCATGTCGACTGTGACTACCGAATCCGGCTTGAAATACGAAGACATCGTTGAAGGCACTGGCGCCGAAGCGGTTGCCGGCAAGACCGTCAGCGTGCACTACACCGGCTGGCTGACCGATGGCCAGAAGTTCGACTCGAGCAAGGACCGCAATGACCCGTTCGCCTTCGTGCTGGGCGGCGGCATGGTCATCAAGGGTTGGGATGAAGGCGTGCAGGGCATGAAGGTCGGCGGCACGCGCAAACTGACGATTCCGCCGCAACTCGGCTACGGCGTGCGCGGCGCGGGCGGCGTGATTCCGCCGAATGCGACGCTCGTGTTCGAAGTCGAATTGCTCGGCGTCTAAGTTTTTCGCTGCTTGTAATTAGACATCGCAATGGGTCACGCCGCCGTCACCGCGCCTAGCGTTTCGTTGCGCCGTTACGGCGCGATCGAAGCGTCGGACGTGCACGACTTTCATCAGGTCGTGCTCGGGCTCGACGGCGCGATGGTGATGGCGGTAGACGGCGTCGCGCAACAGATCGACGCCGGTTCCGCGTGGCTCATTCCAGCCGGCGCGCGGCACGATTACGCGGGCGTCGGCGAGAACCGGCAATTGGTGCTGGATCTGCCGGCCGCCTCATTGGCCGTGCCGGAACGTCTGTTCGACCGCGCCCGGGCGGTGACGGTGGATGCCTCTCTCACGCAACTCGTGCATCGGATTGCGGCGCATGCCACAGGCGGCGCCCAAGGCGACGATCTGGATACCCGCCGTTTTCATTGGGACGCTGCGGCGCGTTTAGGCGCAGCGTTGGTAGCTGACGCAGGCACGACGGCTGGGGCACAAGCGCCCGGCGCCGGGCTCGACTTCGCGCGCATCGACCGCTGGCTGCGCGCGCATTTATCGGAGCCGCTGCGTGTCGCCGACCTCGCCGCGCATTGCGGCTTCGGCATGCGGCGCTTTCATCAGCTTTTTATCGACGCCTTTGGCGAAACGCCGCATCGTTATTTGCAGCGGCTGCGGCTCGATACGTCGATTACGCTGCTCGCCGATCCGCGCCGTTCGTTGACCGACATCGCGTTCGAGATCGGTTTCGGCGATCAGAGCGCTTACACGCACGCTTTTACGCGGCGTTTCGGGCTGGCGCCTGGGCAATGGCGCGCGCTGCGCCACTGAATGCCACTGAGTTTTCAACGCGAGCCGCCTCGCGGCCCGCGTTTCCCTTCCTGGTAAAGGTGGTCAAGCGGATTAACCCGCCAAACCACGCTCCAGATCGCCGCGAATATCGCCGGCGTTTTCGAGCCCCACAGCCAGACGGATCAACCCTTCGCTAATGCCAGCCGCCGCACGTGCTTCCGGCGTCACGCGGCCGTGCGTGGTCGTAGCCGGATGCGTGATGGTGGTGCGCGTATCGCCGAGGTTGCCGGTAATCGAGCAGATCTTCGTACTGTCGATCACGCGCCAGGCATTCGCGCGCATCGCCTCAGGCGTATCGCCCTTCAGTTCGAACGACAAAATCGCGCCGCCGGCCTTCTGCTGGCGCATCGCCAACGCGTGCTGCGGATGCGATTCGAGCCCCGGATAGAACACGCGATTCACGGCCGGATGCGTGTCCAGCCACCGCGCGATTTCGAGTGCGTTCGCCGACTGCTTTTCGACCCGCAGCGACAGCGTTTCCATACCCTTGAGCAGCACCCACGCGTTGAACGCGGACAGCGTCGGCCCGGCGCTGCGCACGAACGGAAACACCTTTTCCATGATGAACTGCTTCGAGCCGACCAGCGCGCCGCCGAGCACACGCCCCTGGCCGTCGAGGAACTTGGTGGCCGAATGCATCACGACGTCCGCGCCGAGCTTCAACGGCTGCTGCAAGGCCGGGCTACAAAAACAGTTGTCGACCACGAACAGCGCATTGGCCGCCTTCGCGATCTTGCTGATTGCTTCGATATCCGCGACTTCGGTCAGCGGATTCGACGGCGTTTCGAGGAAGAACATCTTCGTCTCGGGGCGCACGGCGTTTTTCCACGCGTCCAGATCGGTCGGATCGACGAAGGTCGTCGTAATGCCGAACTTGCTGAAGATCTGCGAGAACATGCCGAGTGTCGAACCGAACAAGGCTTGCGAGCTGACCAGATGGTCGCCAGCCTGCAACGCCGACATCACCACCGACATGATCGCGGCCATCCCCGAGGCAGTAGCCATGCACGCTTCGCCGCCTTCGAGCGCCGCCAGACGGTCCTGGAACATCGAGACGGTCGGGTTCGTGAAGCGCGAGTAGGTGTAGTTGTCTTCGGAATTCTTGAATTTTTCGGCGGCGTCCGCGGCACTCGCGAAGACGAAGCTCGACGTCAGGAAAATCGCTTCCGAATGTTCGTTGAAGTCGCTGCGCACTGTGCCCGAGCGGACTGCCAGCGTATCGAAGTTCAGGGAGTCGTCCATGTTGGTTCTGGTTTCCAATGTTCCATGGCTGCATCTGGCGTGGCTCACATGAGACGAGCGTGCAACGCCAAACGACAGCAACAAAAAAGCCCGCTTTTGCGTCGGCATAAGCGGGCTTCATGTGCGGGGGAAAGCTGGAGCGGAGGCGGATGACTGCGGCTTTTCCACCATTCGCTTTAGCTGTTTCGGGTTGCCCCGCGTCCGCAAGCTGAGATCAAATCGACGCAAGCCGTCATGCTAACACGCTCGCGGCATGGCGTGCAGTACGCCACGCCGGTTGCGGGACCGCTCAACCCACCGACAATTGCAAATGCAGTTGCGAGCGTGCCGGGCCGCCGTCGATCGCTTCGCTCGCGGCGTCGCGATCCGATTGCGAGGACGGCGCGAGACGCGCGGTTTCGATGCGGTCGAGGTACTCGGTGGTCACATCGCCGGTCACGTAGTTGCCGTCGAAGCACGAAGCCTCGAATTCCTTCAGCGCCGGATTGATGTCGCGCACCGCCTGCTTCAACGCGTCGACGTCCTGATAAACGAGATGGTCGGCACCGATCATGCGCGCGACTTCTTCGTCCGAACGGCCGTGGGCGACGAGTTCACCGCGTGTCGGCATATCGATACCGTAGACGTTCGGGAACTTCACCGGCGGCGCCGCCGAGGCAAAGATCACCTTGTTCGCGCCCGCGTCGCGTGCCATCTGCACGATTTCGTGCGAGGTGGTGCCGCGCACGATCGAATCGTCGACGATCAGCACGTTCTTGCCCTTGAACTCGATGCCCATCGCGTTCAGCTTCTGGCGCACCGACTTCTTGCGCATCGCCTGGCCCGGCATGATAAAGGTCCGGCCCACGTAACGGTTCTTGAAGAAGCCTTCGCGATACTCGACGCCCAGCTTCTTGGCGACCTGCATCGCAGCCGGACGGGACGAATCGGGAATCGGCATCACAACGTCGATCGCGACGTCGGGCAATTCGCGTTTGATCTTCTCGGCGAGATAGTCGCCCATGCGCAGACGCACGTTGTAGACCGGCACGCCGTCGAGCACCGAGTCCGGACGCGCGAGGTACACGAGTTCGAAAATGCACGGGTTCAGGCTCGGATTCGTCGCGCATTGCTGGGCGTGCAGATTGCCGTCAAGGTCGATGAAAATCGCTTCGCCCGGCGCCACATCGCGCACGAACTCGAAACCGATACCTTCGATCGCGACCGATTCCGACGCCAGGATCCACTCGACGCCTTCCGCCGTTTCCTGCTTGCCGAGACACAACGGACGAATGCCGAACGGGTCGCGGAAAGCAAGCAGACCATAGCCGGCGATCAACGAAACGATCGCGTACGAACCCCGCACCCGGCGATGCACACCCGACACGGCGTTGAACAGTGCGGCCGGATCGAGTTGCAGGCTCGAACTGGACAGCTGCAATTCGTGCGCGAGCACGTTGAGCATCACTTCGGTATCGGAATTCGTATTGATGTGGCGGCGATCGATGCGGAACATCTCATCTTTCAGCTGCTGCCAGTTGGTCAGGTTGCCGTTGTGCGCGAGGATGATGCCGAACGGCGCGTTCACGTAGAACGGCTGGGCTTCTTCTTCGCTCGACGCCGAACCGGCGGTCGGGTAACGGACCTGGCCGATGCCGGTATTGCCAGGCAGGCTGCGCATGTTGCGCGTGCGGAACACGTCGCGCACCATGCCGTTGGCCTTGTGCATGTGGAAATTGCTGCCGTTCGCTGTCGCGATGCCGGCGGCGTCCTGACCGCGGTGCTGCAGAAGCAGCAGGCTGTCATAGATCAGCTGATTGACCGGAGAGTGGGAAACTACACCTACGATGCCGCACATGGCATGTCCTTCAAAGGTACGAAATTCGTAACGGCGGCCGGTGCCTGCGATGGAGCGTAAAAGCAGCCGGATTGCGCCGGAGTACTGCGGGCTTCCTCTGATCACCCGCCTGATCGTCACACACGGACGTAGGCAGCGAGCGTCTCGGGAAGCAGCGGTTTCATTGCGTGCACGCCGTCGACCGCATAGGGCCGAAGCAGGGCGTTGCGCCAGAATTCCTGTTGGGGCAGTTCGGTCAAGCCTGCCAGGGCGACCAGAATCAGCACCAGAACGACCCCGCGCACGAGGCCGAACATCAAACCAAGCGAGCGGTCTATGCCGCCCAAGCCCGATATCTGCACGATGCGGCTCAGCAGCGCATTCAGCACGCTCGCCACCACCACCACGCCGATCACCACCAGCGCGAACGCCAGCAGCCATTGGGTCAACGCGCCGCCCGGCCACGTGGCAGGAATAAACGGCACGACGTCCCCGACAAAGCGGCAAGCAATGAAAAACGCCGCGATCCAGCCGATCAGCCCGAATATCTCAGACAAAAAGCCACGCCATGTGCCGCGCAAAGCCGACAAACCGATCACCGCCATTACAGCGTAGTCGAAGGCGGTGAACATCGCTCGCTTACTGAGCAGCGCCGTTGTTCGCGCCCGACGTCAAGCCAGCCTCGCGAACCTTCGCAATTGCGGCGCTGGCCGCTGCACGGTCGGCGAACGGGCCGGCGCGCAACAGCGTGCGGGTCGTGCCGTCTGCCTGCTTCCGGCGTTCGGTATATGCGGGCACGCCGGCCGCTTTCAACTTGGTTGCCCAATTGCGCGCGCTGGTGTCGTCCGGGAAGACGCCGAGCTGCACGGCGAAGCGGCTGCCGGGCGGCGACGCGGGCGTGCCGGAATCGGCGTCCGCGGTGGCGGCGGTGCTGTTCGTGCTGTCCTCGCCCGGGGCCGGAACGTTCGCGGCGCTATGTGCGGTCTGCGGTTTCGCCGGTTTGGCCGGCGTCGGCGCCGCGGGAGCCGTGTTGGCTGCGACGGCCGGCGCTTGCGGCTTGGCAGCGGGCTTCGCTGCGCTCGTTGCCGCGCTCTGCTGCTTGGCGGCGCCGGACTGACTTTGCGTGGCGGCCGTTGCCGGTGCAGCCGGTGCGAGGCCGGAAGCGGCGAGTGCCGAGTCGGGCGCCGGATTGTCAGGTGCTACGCCGGCCTGCGTATCTTCGTCGGCCTTGCTGGCCTTCGGCGCGGGGCGGCTCGGGATGTCGATGGATATGTCGTCGGTGACGGGCTTAGGATGCGAATCCAGCACCATCGGCAGGACGACTACCGCTGCCACGACCAACGCGATTGCGCCAACGAGCCGGCGCCGCGCACGCTGCTTTTCAGGCAACGTGGGGTCGAGCAGCATCGCATCGGCGTCTACGGCGCGCTCCGTGCGGCGGGTTCGCCGCTCCACGCGTTCGCCACGGGCGGCACGAGTGGAATTGGTATTTGCGCCACGCCGTGCGGGCGTGTCGTCTTTCTTGCCGAACGAGAAAATTCCCATGAATCGCTTGGTTCGAGCCTGGCGCCCGTTCAGTGTTGCTGCGATTTACGGTAGGCCATCACGCCTGCTACCGTATAGAAACTGCCGAAAACCACGATTCTATCATTCTCTGACGCTCGTTTTAGCGCGTCTTGGAAAGCCTCTGCCGGTGTTGCGTAGCGCGTCACACTGCTATCGGCGCTGTCGCTCACGCCCTGCTCACGCAATGCGGCTTCGAGCTCCTCGGCGGAAGCCGCACGCGGAGTCGGCAAATCGGTCACGCACCAGTGGTCGATTTCACCTTTCAGGTGGGCCAACACGCCGGCAATGTCCTTGTCGCGCATCGCGCCGAACACGGCGTACGTGTACGGGAAAAAGCCCATATTGCCGAGGTTTTGCGTAAGCACCGCGGCGGCATGCGGATTGTGGCCGACATCGAGCACGACGGCCGGCTTGCCGGGCAGCACCTGAAAGCGCCCCGGCAATTCGACGTTGGCAAGGCCGAGCCGAATGTCCTGCGCCGAGACCGGCAATCGGTCGCGCAGCGCTTCGAGAGCGGCGAGCGCCGCCGACGTGTTGATCAACTGGTTCGCGCCACGCAGCGCCGGATAGGCGAGCGCCGAGCGGCGCATCGTCGGGCCCACATAGCTCCATTGCTGGCGCTCACTGCCCGCCTGCCCTTCGTAGCGGAAATCGCGTCCGAATAGCCACAGTTCGGCGCCGATCTGTTCGGCATAATCGATCAGCGTTTGCGGCGGCACCGGATCGGCACAGATCGCCGGTTTGCCCGCCCGGAAAATACCGGCCTTTTCGAAGGCGATTTTCTCGCGCGTGTCGCCCAGATAATCGGTGTGATCGATATCGATGCTGGTAATGATCGCGCAGTCCGTGTCGAGGATGTTGACCGCGTCCAGGCGGCCACCGAGGCCCACTTCGAAAATCGCCGCATCGAGTCCGCGCGAAGCGAACAGACTCATGATCGCCAGCGTCGTAAATTCGAAATACGTCAGCGTGACCGGTTCAGCGAGGCTCAGGCGCGCGGCTTCAACTGCTTCGAAGTGCGGCAGCAGATCGGCATCGCTCGCGGTTTCGCCATTCACGCGCGCGCGCTCGTTGAACGACAACAGATGCGGTGACGTATGGCAGCCGACCGTAAAGCCGGCGCGCAGCAAAATCGATTCGAGGATCGCGCAGGTCGAACCCTTGCCGTTCGTGCCGCCGACCGTGATGACCGGACACGCGAACGACAACTGCATCGCGTCGCGTACCTTGGAGATGCGAGCCAAACCCATGTCGATGCCGACCGGATGCGCGGATTCAAGGTGCGTGAGCCACGCGTCGAGAGTGGGGAATGTGGTCATCGAAAACTACAAGTAGAAATGCGGGCAGCCGTCGCGGCGTCACGAGACCGTGATTATCCCGGAAATGACAGCGCGCCGCTTGATGACTCTCGCGGCGCGCTATTTTTTGACTGCTTTTCGTACTAACGCCGCGCTTCGGCGGCACGGCGCTGATTCATGCTTTGGCGAATCGATACAGCCGCTTCGCTTATCGCTTACGCGACGGCGTCAGCCGGCTGGCGGCTCAGCAGCGCCATCAGTTGCGCGAGTTCTTCACGCAGCTTGCGACGATCGACGATCATATCGATCGCGCCCTTCGTCAGCAGGAACTCGGCGCGCTGGAAGCCTTCCGGCAGTTTCTCGCGCACGGTTTGTTCGATCACGCGCGGGCCGGCAAAGCCGATCAGCGCCTTCGGTTCCGCGATCACCACGTCGCCGAGGAAGGCGAAACTCGCCGAGACGCCGCCCATGGTCGGGTCGGTCAGTACCGAGATGAACGGCAGCCTGGCTTCGGCCAGCCTGGTCAGCATCGCCGTGGTCTTGGCCATTTGCATCAGCGACAGCAAGCTCTCCTGCATCCGCGCGCCGCCCGAAGCGGTGAAGCAGATGAACGGCACTTGCTGTTCCAGCGCGTTCTGTGCGCCGCGCGCAAAACGCTCGCCGACGACCGAACCCATCGAGCCGCCCATAAACGAGAACTCGAAGCACGCGACCACTACGGGCAGCGTGTGGATTGCGCCGCCCATCACGACCATTGCGTCGGTTTCGTCGGTGTCGTCCATCGCCTCTTTCAGGCGATCCGGGTATTTGCGGCTGTCTTTGAACTTGAGCGCGTCGACCGGCACGATTTCCTGGCCGATTTCATAGCGGCCTTCCGGATCGAGCAGGCCGTCGAGCCGCTCACGCGCGCCGATGCGCATGTGATGGTCACATTTCGGGCAAACATGCAGATTGGCCTCGACGTCGTTGCGGTACAGCACCGCTTCGCACGACGGGCACTTGATCCACAAGCCTTCCGGAATCCCCTTGCGGTTCTTCGGATCGGTTTGCTTGATTTTCGGCGGCAGCAGCTTATCGAGCCAGCTCATATTGAATCCTTCTGGGGTCAACGGTTGCGCAAACGGCGGGACAAACCCGCCGCTCACACTACAGAAGACAAAAATAACTGTTATCGGGCAGTCGCAACGCTGTCCAGCGCCTCACGCACTTCGGCGACGAAACGCGTGAGCGTCTCGGCAGCGGTGTCAGGCGCGGCTTGTTCGAGCAATTGCACGATACGGCTGCCGATCACGACGGCATCGGAAACCTCGGCCACCGCACGCGCCGTTTGCGCGTCGCGGATACCGAAACCGACGCCCACCGGCAGGGGTACGCGCGACTTGATGGCCGGGATTTTACTCGCGATGCTGGAAACGTCCAGATTTGCCGCTCCGGTGACCCCTTTGAGCGACACATAATAGACGTAGCCGCTGGCGATTTTGCCGACTTCCGCGATGCGCTCGTCCGTTGAGGTGGGCGCAAGCAAAAATATCGGATCGATGCCGGCGGATCGCATCTGTTCCGCGAAATCAGCGCACTCTTCAGGCGGGTAATCGACCACCAGCACGCCGTCTACGCCCGCTTCCTTCGCGGCCCTGGCAAACTCTTCGGTGCCCATGCGCTCGATCGGATTGGCGTAGCCCATCAACACGACCGGCGTCTTGTCGTTGGTTTCGCGGAAGCGCTTGACGTCGGCGATGACGTGGCGCAGCGATACGCCGTGCGCCAGAGCGCGCTCGGACGATTGCTGGATCACGGGACCGTCGGCCATCGGGTCGGAAAACGGCACGCCAAGTTC from Paraburkholderia sp. IMGN_8 encodes the following:
- a CDS encoding FKBP-type peptidyl-prolyl cis-trans isomerase, encoding MSTVTTESGLKYEDIVEGTGAEAVAGKTVSVHYTGWLTDGQKFDSSKDRNDPFAFVLGGGMVIKGWDEGVQGMKVGGTRKLTIPPQLGYGVRGAGGVIPPNATLVFEVELLGV
- the treY gene encoding malto-oligosyltrehalose synthase, with the protein product MTVPRSTLRLQFHRGFTFDDAAKHVDYFAALGISHLYASPVTTAEPGSTHGYDTVDYTQVSAECGGEAGLKRLVDKLHAHNMGLIVDVVPNHMGVSSSNNAWWLDILEWGRHSAYARYFDVDWHSPDPALRGKVLAPTLGAPYGEELAAGRIALHFAADTGRFYIGYGPHVFPVCPIDYASILQSAERPDLAALAERFLGLTTQPADQPRAAEGRDMLREFVVQNGTSAIEIALATYAPGDPAARDRLHRLIERQHFRLAWWRTASDEVNWRRFFDISTLAGVRVERPEVFDAVHALVFRLYQEGVVDGLRIDHIDGLAEPREYCQRLRQRLTELRDTAPYVAVEKILGRGEPLRDDWPVDGTTGYDFMRDVGALLHDPAGAEPLAATWAELTGRSSRFADEALAARRKILTENLPAELDRAARALHRIARDSLTTRDFTFTALRRVLTELVVHFPVYRIYPQSGLRNATDNVYFEQALAGAKETLSRADHVVLERVNAWLGGSAEEMPNARASAPPQQGQNGAPPSHAGSARRTAQTLFSQLTAPVAAKAIEDTACYRYGRLLSRNEVGSDPGEFALSVEQFHAGNMERSQRFPHAMLATATHDHKRGEDVRARLAVLSEIAHDWSAMLRAWSTLNTPHRRALDGKPISSVNKDATYDWAPGPAAEAMLYQTLVGCWPPELSPDDEAGVRALAERVAQWQLKALREAKLQTNWLAPDEAYEAGCRDFLFDILAPQRRDGFLRELSAFVARIGRAGALNGLQQTVLRLASPGIPDLYQGTELWDFSLVDPDNRRPVDFAKREALLVQTPPSEFLPSWRDGRVKLAVVQRVLALRAHLPELLSQSTYLPLVVRGAHASNAIAFARRHGNAWAVVVASRLAAGLLGETGDLPLVDVVRWGDTAVEMPADLAGRALFDWLSPAAPKVDDNGLLFLRDALGVMPVAVLVEDGVPKV
- a CDS encoding HAMP domain-containing sensor histidine kinase translates to MTTSSIGAGGGQPVRPGFAVSERTARLRAETALFMRDHVLSLVSHDLRGPLNAIHSWAYVLERKLDANDPNSQRAVTGIRSGVDQQVKLLETIVDATRAETKTLALAYAPFPLHPFLDETVEEVRSGLARSRGVEIAIDSQLATEQLNGDRERLAAALWLMLTFAVEASVEGATVTLAARADAATWHATVTFNVTAAALDDPALPHVLEAFARKQAREPREAKRIAWVFALCKRVAEAHGGSFEQSDTQDAEAGTLALRVPLSATATA
- a CDS encoding hemolysin family protein, with translation MIQVVALIGALFLVALNGFFVAAEFGLVKLRQTRVQSLAAQHGMRGRLLAKVHGRLDAYLSACQLGITLASLGLGWIGEPAFAQLLTPLFSLLGVESEKLIHGISLFFAFSCISFLHIVVGELAPKSLAIREAEKVSLWAATPLYGFYWAMYPAIWVLNTSANAVLRLAGLAADHGHDSHYSTDELKLILRGRYANVATGLGSPDGAYSQDEWNTIAHSLDFSRMTVSDLMRPPYEMVGLRRDLPLRENMQVVARHRFSRYPLFEDAAGERVAGMIHLKDLLLARHAGSTLDDLSKYVRAVQYVKPDMPALELFRRFRKGAPHFALVGHKNAKPIGFLTLDNLLGALVGQIHDEFRQGDADWSRMDDGTLMGKGSLPVVSLERALGIDIDEGKAESVGGLVIQALNDLPAEGQRVEFDRFDVVVKKMKGPRIVLVRVYPKVFDDEGG